One window of the Benincasa hispida cultivar B227 chromosome 3, ASM972705v1, whole genome shotgun sequence genome contains the following:
- the LOC120074577 gene encoding protein PLANT CADMIUM RESISTANCE 11 → MADLEKQDRVVVGNGFLGDEEEKLLDGVTLLDFDMLCSTVAMQTQGKWAKLETTEDAATGPEFGGVFRMWEGELLDCYDDRRIAIESACCPCHRFGKNMGRAGFGSCFLQGTVYLILVLGALCNFIAFLVSKRHYFLYSAIAFTISTVTYLGFFRTQMRRKFNIRGGDNSLDDCIYHLICPCCALSQESRTLEMNNVQDGTWHGRGDTICIGSYGDASRIVELNPPPPVSTKMPEPCGILKDVANHNHS, encoded by the exons ATGGCGGATTTGGAGAAGCAGGACAGGGTGGTGGTTGGGAATGGCTTTCTTGGAGATGAGGAAGAGAAGCTTCTTGATGGGGTTACATTATTGGATTTCGATATGTTGTGTTCTACGGTGGCGATGCAGACGCAGGGCAAATGGGCGAAGTTGGAGACTACTGAAGATGCTGCAACGGGACCCGAATTCGGTGGGGTTTTCAGGATGTGGGAAGGTGAACTACTTGATTGCTACGATGACCGTCGTATCGCTATTGAATCTGCTTG CTGTCCGTGTCACAGATTTGGGAAGAATATGGGAAGGGCTGGTTTTGGCTCTTGTTTTCTGCAG GGAACGGTTTATTTAATTCTTGTTCTTGGTGCCCTGTGCAACTTCATTGCCTTTTTGGTTTCAAAACGCCATTACTTTTTATATTCGGCAATTGCTTTCACCATTTCAACAGTTACATATTTGGGGTTCTTCCGCACGCAGATGAGGAGGAAATTCAATATAAGG gGAGGAGATAATTCCTTGGATGACTGCATCTACCACCTTATCTGCCCCTGCTGCGCCTTATCTCAG GAATCACGAACGCTGGAAATGAATAACGTTCAAGATGGCACATGGCACGGTCGGGGCGACACAATATGTATTGGTAGTTATGGTGATGCCAGTCGAATCGTGGAGCTAAACCCACCTCCTCCTGTCTCAACCAAAATGCCTGAACCCTGTGGCATTCTAAAGGATGTGGCAAATCATAATCATTCTTGA